From Anopheles arabiensis isolate DONGOLA chromosome 3, AaraD3, whole genome shotgun sequence, a single genomic window includes:
- the LOC120903600 gene encoding prisilkin-39-like isoform X1 gives MLAATTLFKMLLVTSILSQAVHCQRLLGRSRREATNTPLSSTDAPVEVSEAVDKQSATGEVLSTAASTRTQRSYYGGGSSERLFDLGGLLGSRTYYSGNRGYYPSGGYYPQGGYYPQGGFLPQGGYYPGGGYGGSGYYPGTNTLGVGSPAYGGGSYGGYGGYGGFGGNGGLQSYYGYNNDNYYGNRNLGYGYYSGTSPSGYVGSTLVSGFRGYN, from the exons atgttggCCGCAACTACACTGTTCAAG ATGCTGCTGGTGACCTCGATACTGTCGCAAGCGGTCCACTGTCAGCGGTTGCTGGGGCGGAGTCGCCGGGAAGCGACGAACACACCGTTGTCGTCCACCGATGCGCCGGTTGAGGTAAGTGAAGCTGTCGACAAACAATCGGCCACCGGGGAGGTGTTGAGTACGGCCGCATCGACAAGGACACAGCGCAGCTACTACGGCGGTGGCTCGAGTGAAAGAT TGTTCGATCTAGGCGGGCTGCTGGGAAGCCGCACCTACTACTCGGGTAATCGGGGCTATTACCCGTCCGGTGGGTACTACCCGCAGGGTGGCTACTACCCACAGGGCGGTTTTCTGCCGCAGGGAGGCTACTATCCG GGAGGCGGCTATGGCGGATCGGGCTACTACCCGGGTACGAACACGCTGGGCGTCGGATCGCCTGCGTACGGTGGCGGCAGCTACGGCGGTTATGGCGGCTACGGCGGCTTCGGAGGTAACGGTGGGCTGCAGTCGTACTACGGCTACAACAACGACAACTACTACGGCAACCGCAACCTGGGCTATGGCTACTACAGCGGTACCTCACCGTCCGGCTACGTAGGCTCCACCCTTGTTAGCGGTTTCCGTGGCTACAACTAA
- the LOC120903600 gene encoding dormancy-associated protein 2-like isoform X2: MLAATTLFKMLLVTSILSQAVHCQRLLGRSRREATNTPLSSTDAPVEVSEAVDKQSATGEVLSTAASTRTQRSYYGGGSSERLFDLGGLLGSRTYYSGNRGYYPSGGYYPQGGYYPQGGFLPQGGYYPGGGYGGSGYYPGTNTLGVGSPAYGGGSYGGYGGYGGFGAPPVF; the protein is encoded by the exons atgttggCCGCAACTACACTGTTCAAG ATGCTGCTGGTGACCTCGATACTGTCGCAAGCGGTCCACTGTCAGCGGTTGCTGGGGCGGAGTCGCCGGGAAGCGACGAACACACCGTTGTCGTCCACCGATGCGCCGGTTGAGGTAAGTGAAGCTGTCGACAAACAATCGGCCACCGGGGAGGTGTTGAGTACGGCCGCATCGACAAGGACACAGCGCAGCTACTACGGCGGTGGCTCGAGTGAAAGAT TGTTCGATCTAGGCGGGCTGCTGGGAAGCCGCACCTACTACTCGGGTAATCGGGGCTATTACCCGTCCGGTGGGTACTACCCGCAGGGTGGCTACTACCCACAGGGCGGTTTTCTGCCGCAGGGAGGCTACTATCCG GGAGGCGGCTATGGCGGATCGGGCTACTACCCGGGTACGAACACGCTGGGCGTCGGATCGCCTGCGTACGGTGGCGGCAGCTACGGCGGTTATGGCGGCTACGGCGGCTTCGGAG CACCACCAGTATTTTAG